Part of the Gemmatimonadota bacterium genome is shown below.
GCCCGTCGCCCTTCAGCGCATAGCGGTAGTCGGCTCCGCCGAGGCTCTGCGCCGCGGAGCGCATCTGGAAGCGATGGTGCATGTAGAGCGGCAGCAGCACGTACTCCAGGTCGGAGATGGGCTGCCCCGGGCGGATCATGTCGGTACCGAACTTCTCCAGCCCGATCTGCCGTACGCGGATCTCGAGCTTGAGGTGGTCCACCAGGTTCGAGCCGTTGTCCCAGACGCTGGCGTACTGGTGTCCGGCACCGATGAAGTTGTTGTTGGTGTGCCCCATGTAGATGAGGCCCCGATCCAGGCTCTCCTGGACGATGGCGTTCAGGGCCTGGACCTCGTCCGTGCCCGAAGGGAACTGACGATAGAGCCAGTTGACGGAGATCTTGTCGTACTCACCGATCCGCCGCAGATAGGCCTCGGAGAGGTCGATGTCGCCATTCGCGTCGATCTGCGCGTACGGCGCCGGATAGTCCATCACGCTCTCACGGCCGTAGGAGCTGGCCATGTAGTTGTGCGGGAATCCCAGGGTGTGGCCCACCTCGTGGGCGGAAAGCTGCCGCACGCGCGCCAACGCCATCTCCACCGCTTCGCTGTTCGGCGCCACCTGCGCCAGGTACTCGAAGTCGGGCGCATCGGAGAGGTTGCAGGAGTCCCAGTAGGGCCGGTCGGCTCCGGTGTCCCAGGCCGCATCCAGCCATCCCTGCCCGTCGGCGGACGAGATGCCGCCGGGGAACGGGGGTACCATGCCCTGCGCGTGCAGATAGTCCTGACGAAGCCGCAGGCTGCCCAGGTTGACGACGCCACGCAGGATCTCGCCCGAGCGCGGATCGACCACGGAGTTCCCGTACGAGTAGCCGCGCGTCCTGCGATGGGTCCAGTGGATGATGTTGTAGCGGATATCCTGGGGATCCACACCGTCGGGGAGGACCTCGACCCGGAAGCCGTCGATGAAGCCCGCGGCCTCGAACGCATCGTTCCACCAGCTCGCGCCCTCGATCAACGCGCTGCGGATGGGTTCGGGCGTTCCGGGGTCCACGTAGTAGATGATGGGCTCCACCGGCTCGGACGGCTCCGTCCCCGGGGTACGCCGCTCGAGCCGGTGGCGCGCCACGAAGCGCAGACGCATGTCCTCGTCGATCGGCGTCGCGTAGTCGTAGATGGTGGGGCCGTTGACCCCGATGCGCGGATCCGCGGTCCGGGTGACCCAGGGCTGCTCCGGAAGCCGGATGAACGAGTGATGCTGCCGCAGCGTGACGGCCTCGCCGGACGCGGCCACACCGCGCACGAGGCCCCCGGGCTCGCTGGAGGTGAAGGTGAGCGTCGCCTCCACCTCGGTGTTGTCCGGATAGGACTTCGTGGCCGGCAGGTGCAGCGCGCTGCGCGTGCGATCCAGCTGGAACCGCCCCTGACCGCGTTGCGCCAGCGTCTCGATCACGCCCCGGGCGTCGCGCAGGAAGAAGTCCGTCGCATCCACGAGGATCCGCCCGCCCGTCTGTGCCACGATGTCGAAGCCCCAGTGCACGGAGGGCGCGAACGCGTCGCGCACGGCCTGGACCTCGACGGGATTGTCACTGCGGGCCTGATAGCGGTAGTTGGGCTCCATCAGCAGCACGCGCGGGCCCACCCGCTTGGCTTCGAGCACGTGGGTGTCCGCCAACTGCCCGCGGTCGATCCCCACCGGGTTGGACCCCAGCCCCGAGCCCATGGAGATCTGGTACAGGAACTCGGTGTCGAGCTCCGGGATCTCCCAGTAGAGCGTGCCGGTGTCGGCGTGCCAGTAGAGGGTGAAGAAGCCCCGCATCGCCTCCGCGCCGCGGGTCCTCTCCTCGATGCTGGGGATGACCCCCGCCTCCTGGGCGCTCAGCGGGTGCGCGGACCACAGGGACAGCGTGGCGATCCAGAGCGGCAGGGCCCGGGATCTCCGTCCAGACGACCTCATCGTGCTCTCCTCACCCGGCGCGGCCGGGGTGTCAGGGTTCCAACGTGTCGGTGCCCGCGTCCATGGCCTGGGTCCGTTCCAGGGTGGCAGCGTGCTCCCGTAGATCCTCCAGCTCGCGCAGGGCACTGCGCCCGTGCTCCACGCGCTCGGCCAGGGCCTCGATCTCGGCGTGCAGCCGCAAGGACCGGGACTCCAGCTCCTGGAGCGCCGGCGGCTTGAGCTCCAGCTGCTCCCTGCGCCGCCGCCACCAGCGCCCATCCTGGACCAGCTTGTCCCACTCGTCCGCCAGGTCGCCCATGACCGAGCCGAAGTGGTCCTGGAGCGACCGGCCGCAGGTGGGGCAGGGTGCGCCTGCGCCGACCACCTCCAGGGCCTCGATCTTGGCCTTCAGCTCGCGGGCGCGCGAGCGGTAGGCCTGGAGCTTGGTCTCGGCGTCCTGGCGCTCGCGCAGCCACTCCATGGTGCGCACCTCGAGGTCTCCGGTCACCTCGGCGGAATCCGCCCGCAGCTGCATCAGCTCCGCCTCCAGGTCGCGCAGACGCTGGGGCGCCTGCGCCAGCTTCTGGATGCGTCCGCGGATCCTCTCGAGCTGCTGGACGGTATCGTCGGCTCGACGCACGACCTTGCAGGGCCTGGAGCCCGCCCTACCTTCGAGCTCGGATGAGACGGCACACGACCGGAAGACGCCTGCGCGCCGGAATGGCAGGGGCGCTGATGATAGGCGGGCTCGCGGGCTGCGACAACGTGGCCTGGGGGGGCGCGGAGTTCGAGTGGCGCCCTCCACCGCCGAAGGAGGTCGTCGAGCCGGAGGTGACGGAGGCGCCCGAGGAGGTCCAGGTCCCCCTTCCGGAGCAGCCCGTGGTCTTCCTGGTCCGGCGAGCGGGCGGCACCTGGCAGGCCGAGCCCATCGGGGAGGTGGCGGGCGACGCGCTGACGCCCCTCCCGACCGAGGCGAGCACGCCGGGCTTCACCGCCCGCTACGTCCGCGAGCGGCTGGTCGAGGGGCGGGAGTTCACGCTCTTCCAGGGCAGCACCCGCGTCGGCCGCTTCATCGCCGGGAACGAGGTGCGGCCGGACTCCATGTACTGCCAGCCGCGCCCGTCCGTGTCGGGCCTCGTGGAGCTGATCCCCGAAGTGGCCGGTCGCAGCACCTTCCTCGCCTTGCCGAGCGAGCACGCGAGCCATCTGGGCCGTGGAAGCCTGCCGCAGGACGAGGTGACCCGCGGGCTGGGGATCACCTCCTATCGCCTGGTCGAGGACCTGCTCAACGCCCGCAACTACCGCTGGCCTCCCGACATCGCCGGCGCGCGCGCCGATGTGCAGGCGCTCACCACGTCGCGCTCGGAGCAGCCCCTCGTCGCCAGCACCTACCTCTACCGGGACGCCATCTCCGTGGGACCGGCCCCGGAGAACGCCTACTCGCTGTTCTTCATCGGCGAGAACCAGGGCAACGGCT
Proteins encoded:
- a CDS encoding zinc-dependent metalloprotease, encoding MRSSGRRSRALPLWIATLSLWSAHPLSAQEAGVIPSIEERTRGAEAMRGFFTLYWHADTGTLYWEIPELDTEFLYQISMGSGLGSNPVGIDRGQLADTHVLEAKRVGPRVLLMEPNYRYQARSDNPVEVQAVRDAFAPSVHWGFDIVAQTGGRILVDATDFFLRDARGVIETLAQRGQGRFQLDRTRSALHLPATKSYPDNTEVEATLTFTSSEPGGLVRGVAASGEAVTLRQHHSFIRLPEQPWVTRTADPRIGVNGPTIYDYATPIDEDMRLRFVARHRLERRTPGTEPSEPVEPIIYYVDPGTPEPIRSALIEGASWWNDAFEAAGFIDGFRVEVLPDGVDPQDIRYNIIHWTHRRTRGYSYGNSVVDPRSGEILRGVVNLGSLRLRQDYLHAQGMVPPFPGGISSADGQGWLDAAWDTGADRPYWDSCNLSDAPDFEYLAQVAPNSEAVEMALARVRQLSAHEVGHTLGFPHNYMASSYGRESVMDYPAPYAQIDANGDIDLSEAYLRRIGEYDKISVNWLYRQFPSGTDEVQALNAIVQESLDRGLIYMGHTNNNFIGAGHQYASVWDNGSNLVDHLKLEIRVRQIGLEKFGTDMIRPGQPISDLEYVLLPLYMHHRFQMRSAAQSLGGADYRYALKGDGQVPLTIVPGAEQRDALETILGTLTPDFLALSEDIVAMMPPLADRFDEGEDFPGHTELLFDPLGAAEAAAAFAVGEILHPARLARIVVYGSLDGDYPDLEEVSDRLIEATWGVTAQRSEYRQKVQNIIQRTVVDQMMRQASLEGNPAEVRAILADRLDRLADRIEGQMNASPHARLVAADIRRWETRAESTIPGPALQMPAGDPIGGGGSTRSPG